The following proteins are co-located in the Peromyscus maniculatus bairdii isolate BWxNUB_F1_BW_parent chromosome 23, HU_Pman_BW_mat_3.1, whole genome shotgun sequence genome:
- the Wipi2 gene encoding WD repeat domain phosphoinositide-interacting protein 2 — translation MNLASQSGEAGAGQLLFANFNQDNTSLAVGSKSGYKFFSLSSVDKLEQIYECTDTEDVCIVERLFSSSLVAIVSLKAPRKLKVCHFKKGTEICNYSYSNTILAVKLNRQRLIVCLEESLYIHNIRDMKVLHTIRETPPNPAGLCALSINNDNCYLAYPGSATIGEVQVFDTINLRAANMIPAHDSPLAALAFDASGTKLATASEKGTVIRVFSIPEGQKLFEFRRGVKRCVSICSLAFSMDGMFLSASSNTETVHIFKLEAVREKPPEEPTTWTGYFGKVLMASTSYLPSQVTEMFNQGRAFATVRLPFCGHKNICSLTTIQKIPRLLVGASDGYLYMYNLDPQEGGECALMRQHRLDGSMETTSEIVDSASHDCPLVTQTYGAAAAKGAYVPSSPTRLGKGQDANLEAYTDDLGAVGGACLEDEASALRLDEDSEHPPMILRTD, via the exons ATGAACCTGGCGAGCCAGAGCGGAGAGGCCGGCGCCGGCCAGCTGCTGTTCGCCAACTTCAACCAGGATAACAC GTCCCTAGCTGTTGGTAGTAAGTCCGGGTATaaatttttctccctttcttctgtggATAAGCTGGAACAGATCTATGAATGCA CTGACACTGAAGATGTGTGCATCGTAGAGAGGTTGTTCTCAAGCAGCTTGGTGGCCATCGTCAGCCTCAAAGCTCCCAGGAAGCTGAAAGTTTGCCACTTTAAGAAGGGAACCGAGATATGCAACTACAGCTACTCCAACACGATACTGGCTGTGAAGCTGAACAGGCAG AGGCTCATCGTTTGTTTGGAAGAGTCGCTCTATATACACAACATCCGGGACATGAAGGTACTTCATACCATCCGAGAGACACCCCCAAACCCTGCAG GCTTGTGTGCACTGTCAATAAACAATGACAACTGCTACTTGGCGTATCCAGGGAGTGCGACCATTGGAGAGGTGCAGGTCTTCGACACCATTAACTTG AGAGCTGCAAACATGATCCCGGCTCATGACAGTCCCTTAGCAGCCCTGGCTTTTGATGCAAGTGGGACCAAGCTTGCCACTGCTTCTGAGAAG GGGACTGTGATCCGGGTATTTTCCATTCCAGAGGGACAAAAGCTGTTCGAGTTCCGGAGAGGAGTGAAGAG GTGTGTGAGCATCTGCTCCCTGGCCTTCAGCATGGACGGCATGTTCCTCTCCGCATCCAGCAACACCGAAACTGTGCACATCTTCAAACTTGAGGCCGTGAGGGAAAA ACCTCCAGAAGAGCCCACCACCTGGACTGGCTACTTTGGGAAGGTGCTCATGGCGTCTACCAGCTACCTGCCCTCACAAGTGACAGAAATGTTCAACCAGGGCAGGGCCTTTGCCACTGTCCGCCTACCATTCTGTGGCCATAAAAACATCTGCTCATTAACCAC AATTCAGAAGATCCCACGGTTGCTGGTAGGAGCATCAGATGGCTATTTATACATGTACAACCTGGACCCCCAGGAAGGCGGCGAGTGTGCCCTGATGCGTCAGCACAG ACTCGATGGCAGCATGGAGACGACCAGTGAAATTGTAGACTCTGCATCGCATGACTGCCCGTTAGTAACACAGACGTATGGCGCGGCAGCTGCCAAAGGTGCCTATGTGCCCTCATCCCCAACGAGACTTGGTAAAGGGCAGGACGCCAACTTAGAAG CCTACACAGATGACCTGGGTGCCGTGGGGGGCGCATGCCTGGAGGATGAAGCCAGTGCCCTGCGCCTGGATGAAGACAGCGAACATCCTCCCATGATTCTCCGGACTGACTGA